The Blattabacterium cuenoti genome includes the window GTAACTAGCATCAAAGATTTATCCAAAAATTCTTTAATTCTTTTATAATTTGGTCTTATTCCCATCACGCAAAAAGAAGAAAAAGAAATACAAGCATCTGAAAGAAGTTGAGAGGATTGTAAAAAATTATATGCCATTAATGGTTTAGATACATTTAATTCATAATTTCCTGAAGATCCAGCCATAGAAATAGCCATATCATTTCCTATAATTTGAGTGCAAACCATAATAATAGATTCGCATTGAGTAGGATTTACTTTTCCAGGCATTATCGAAGATCCAGGTTCATTTTCAGGGATATGAATTTCTCCAATTCCTGAACGTGGACCAGAAGCTAAAAAACGAATATCATTTGATATTTTAATTAAAGAAACAGCAATTTGTTTAAGAGCACTATGAGATTCCACTATAGCATCATGAGATGATATTGCTTCAAATTTATTTTGTGCTACTTTAAAAGGAAAACCAGTCAACTTACATATGTACTTGGTTATTTTTCGATCATATCCTTTAGGAGCATTCAATCCTGTCCCTACAGCTGTTCCTCCTATCGCTAATTCAGAAAGATGATCCAAAGTTTTTTTTATAGCATTTAATCCATGATCTATTTGAGAAACATATCCTGAAAATTCTTGTCCTAAAGTAATAGGAGTTGCATCCATTAGATGAGTTCTACCTATTTTAATAACATTATGGAACAATTTAGATTTTTCTTCCAA containing:
- the fumC gene encoding class II fumarate hydratase, with product MTYRIEKDILGVVKVPFNKYWGAQTERSRNNFKIGPEASMPIEIIHAFGFLKKAAAHVNFEFGILSKKKKDMISLVCDEIINEKLNDQFPLVIWQTGSGTHTNMNINEVISNRAHVLMGKKLGKAPSFIHPNDDVNMSQSSNDTFSTAMHIASYQKLVKKTIPSIQKLRNTLEEKSKLFHNVIKIGRTHLMDATPITLGQEFSGYVSQIDHGLNAIKKTLDHLSELAIGGTAVGTGLNAPKGYDRKITKYICKLTGFPFKVAQNKFEAISSHDAIVESHSALKQIAVSLIKISNDIRFLASGPRSGIGEIHIPENEPGSSIMPGKVNPTQCESIIMVCTQIIGNDMAISMAGSSGNYELNVSKPLMAYNFLQSSQLLSDACISFSSFCVMGIRPNYKRIKEFLDKSLMLVTALNTHIGYEKSAEIAKYAYENNSTLKKEAIRLGYLTVEEFEKFVNPSKMV